AGTCCTCGCAGTTTCTGGGATTATATAAAAGCAGCCTGCAGCAAAGTCCCTCATAACTGCATCCGAAGCATTGAGAGCATGGAGAATGTGCGTTCATCAAGAGCTAAGGTGAAGATGAAATATCACTGGGTATTTGGTTGAAGCAGATTTAATCACCCAATGCTGCAGGGAACAATTGAAAAATTtagcatttattattttatttttgatatacACTGCATCCTCTGCTTTGAGGCCCAGTGCCTCCTGATTTACTGCAAACACGAGATTCAGGCATCTGTGAGTTCAGCTTACTTTGCATTAACCTCTTAGAACAAGGACAAAGGTAACTcagtcaacaaaaacaacctaataacaaacaaaatgtccctGGGTCTGCACCCTGTGGGTAAAAGACCAAGACCCTGTCGCACAGCCAATCAGCTCATGAACTGACTCAGAGAATCGGCAGCTTTGTTTATAAAACAGGAGAGTAACGGTGAAAGTAAGATTTTAACCTTTCAACACATTCTGTAGAGTTTCCATTCATATAACCGACTGAGCTGTTTTAATGCAAGTAAAGCGTTTAAAACACCAGAGGAGGTTTTACGTTGCATGTCATTAGAGCTGgagttggtaatcctggaaaagctagagcaggctacactttgaaaacatgCAACTGATGCATCTGATACTGGGCCTTTCCGTTTCACTGACTGTCGTGTCTGCCTCACCGGCTTGTGAAGACTGCGGTCGTGCACAGTGAGAGTACGGGCAGGGTGCTCGCAGGCAGTGTGCACTGACCAATAGTTTAATTTGGTCTGAATGATTGGTCGTGTTGATAGGGCCACAGACACCGCCTTTTTCAGATGACTTTATTTTTGGATGGCTATCGAGACCTGAAAATGatttcaacaaacaaaataacaatttaCCAACCCTACCTATAACAGTCATCCTATTGAGATGTGTACATATCTATATGTAGAGATGTCCACTTTGATTTGTTGTTGATCGGTCCGACGCTTTTAGtcacactgaaatatctcagcaaCTGTTTGCCGTAGATTGGCAAAAGATATTGTGTAGAGATTagatgtaaacatgtaattCTGTGTAGACTCCCAATCTGGTGTTGTGTGTTACAGGCTGATGATATAAGCTTCTAATAAGATTGATGTGCGACTGAGTGGcatgttttcttcctgtctctgcAGGGCCGTGCGTGGATCAGAGTGGTGCTGATGGAGAAACGCCTGTCAGAATACATCTCATCTGCACTGAGGGACATCAAAACCACCAGGTACTGAtgtggcgcacacacacacacacacacacacacacacacacacacacacacacacacacacacacacacacacacacacacttctctctctacaacaaatatttctctcttctctctctacaACAAATATTTATCCTGATCAAAtagacacacacggacacacacacacacaaacacaaaatcagcCCAGTCCGACAAGTTCATCAGAGTGTATCTGTGAAAGATCTCTCACATCATTCACCTTTTAATTTTCAGTCAATTGACTTGAGTCTGAGGAGCTGTATTCATGCCACCTCTGTGTTGACTGTAGGAGGTGTTATGAGGACGGTGCCATCATGCTGGGAGAGGAGGCGGGGCTGCTGGCAGACACGCTCATTGGACTCAACACCATCGACTTCAGGTACTTATCACGTTCTGTTGTTTCTCACTCAAAGTGTCCTGCTGGCTTTGTGTGGATTTAATAAAGGAATGGTCCCTTTGTCAGTTTTCAGGGTCGATCCAAAAGGTTCCTCATAGAGTTGCAATGCTCCACTTGCTGCTGCACTCGACTGAAATAGAAATGCATCATCGCTTCAATACTAAATAATTTACAGGAAATACCTTTGAATAAAAATACTATTTCATTGCATAATACTTCTGTGACATGTCAGAGGCCACTCGTCTGCTTTTGTGGCGTTTAGTTTAGACAGATTTAGTTTTGATAGGAGCCCAGGTTGAACCACTGTACCTCTGGGCTAATGCAGGCCAGGCTCTGCTAAGGAGGTGACCTTTTTATCAGCattagtttgtctgttatttagcacaAACTACTTGACAGATTACCACATAATTTGtaggaaggatgtggtttgggtcgggtaagaagccattaaatgttgctgtggatcagggggcggatccaagacttttttctctttctttaaaaggaaatatctatgaacaggtcAAATTTGGTGTAAATCCAGAATATGATCTGAATTTTGTGAATCTAAATAAATATCCTTAGGGGGAAGATCTTTTTTAAGTTGCTGTACCATaacaaatatttctttcatgCCTGCATTTAATGCAAATCGTTTACAGAACATTTCTGTGTACATGGTATATACATTATATCTGATGTCAGTATGATATTATATATTGGCCACTCATTCTAGGCGGAGGTATCAGCTTTAGTGCCCATCTAGTTTGGcttattattttgaatatacagtatttccaGGGTTTTTCAGACTCTTCCTGAAGCCACATGATGATTTTCCTTTGTTGTGGATTGTTGCCTCAGCATTTCAGGAAGTGACCCAAGTTAATCAGAGTGAATCTGGCTGGCGatcaacttttttttgttttggctgaAATGTAGCGCAACCGCTCGAGGGACTAAGAGGCCAGAGAGCTGCTGCTTACACTGCAGGTGGATCAGTTGCAGACTTTGCAGAATTATGTGATGCAGCTCCAGGGaaagctttaaaataataaatcatataCCCAACTCAAGGACACTGCATTAGCAAAGAGGAGCCTTGAATCCTCAGTGATCAATTTAATACACTCAACAGGGATATTTGCTTAATGCTACAAAGACCAGAAAGTTGAATCAAGACTTTTCTCTCGACAACAAATATTTCATCCTCATCAAATAGAATCATTCACATTCACTGCAGGGTGGGGGTGCTGCGTTAGATATTGAATTAGCAAAAAATTTGTTcggaaaattatttttaaataatcattgacacagaattatttattaaaacataaactaCTTACATGAAATGACATAGAAGAGtggaaattagaaaaaaaaattctccttTCGGAagttttcttattttacaaCATGAACTCAAAGTAGTAGAAAGTTGCTACTTAAAAGGCccttttaatgaaaaatgaaaacagatctCCACAAAGTAATGCAAATTAATTACAAGTAGAAAACTTAACTCAACTTTAAGGGTTAGTCTAAATAGTTCTGTGAAAAGCAGACTGACGCAAGAACATTTTCTAGTTTTAAGTCATTAAATCTGAACGATTTTCGAAGAAGTATAGAATTGACCTTTACAACAGCTGCCTTCACAAGTCATTTTATAATATCATGCAGACACTTGCAGATAAAAAGGTGAAGTGAGCTTTGAATTTccatctttttgtttcttttaagcTTCTGTCTGAAAGGGGAGGGTCTGGACAGCAGCTGCCCCGCCGTGATCGACTACACGCCTTACCTGAAGTTCACTCAGAGGTTTGTCAGATCACATCCACTGTATTTGTATTCAACCAGTCTTTTGTAGAttctggtttctgtgtgtgtgtgtgtgtgtgtgtgtgtgtgtgtgtgtgtgtgtgtgtgtgtgtgtgtgtgtgtgtgtgtgtgtgtgtgtgtgtgtgtgtgtgtgtgtgtgtgtgtgtgtgtgtaaatttgttttgttttatctgtttcttcaattaaaacatttttccagtTTTACTGTCATAGTATGTGAACATTTAGAGTTTCAGAAGTTAATGTTAATCCTCATATTAATCCTCATTTGGCCAAATTGTACATGAATATAGTATTTTATGTTGCGTTTGTAAAACAAATCTGTTCTGTTCAGATTGAATAAATTACATGATTTACTTGTGTTATTTATCTCTTACGtgagctctgtgtgtgcagaaggTTTTAAACATGAAATCCAAAACTCCAGCTTTCCTCAGGGCGTGTACTTGTTATGATGTTGTCAAGATatatatcccccccccccccggctgcTTCTTGCCTCTCCCTGCTGCATTACCTCTGTGCTAATGTGAGGCCACACTGTGGTTCCCTGTGCAGCGCAGACAGCATCAGCAGCgacgaggaggagatgaggactCTGGGGAGCAGTGGCAGCGAGAGCAGCACCCCCGACAAAGCGGCCACGGCCGCCTCCATCTTCACCGAGCAGAGCAACTTGGTCAGCAAGTGCAAACGCTTCGAGCAGAAGTATCGCATGGCGCTGGAGCAGAAGGTAGCGTCCGAgtgtcttaaaatgtttttttctggatAAATAAATTGCACGGTAATAAAATACGCCGGTGTGACATATTCCTTGATTCCTCCACGACTATTAGAGGCTGGAATCATCAAATGTCCTATGAAGAGCAATTTTATTTAACACACATTCAGCTTCATGTTATTTCTTGCATATAAAACATGATACGAGCTGTGTATTCATGCAGCAGCGTCCTCATGGCATTAAACCAACAGATAGTaatggagagtgtgtgtttgtctgcctcAGGCTTACCTGGAAGAGCTGGTCCGTCTACGAGAAGCCCAGCTGTCGGAGGCCGTGTCTCATAACAAAGCTCTTGAGCAGAACctggcagacacacacctctcacacacactggagaagGAGCAGCTGGAGTTCATCGTACTGGAACTACAGGACCAACTGTGAGTTcattccctgtgtgtgtgtgtgtgcttgttgtcAGCGAGCAGCATGTCAGGTTGCTGGTGAAAAGGTGAAGAGGATTTGGCGGCGGCTCCAGCTGTGAGTGACATTCAGGACACAGCGAGGTCGCaggtgttttgttatttgtgtgttgttgaaTCAGTCACactcatcacatcatcatcatcgttgTGTCGTCCCATCAACCACCAGCTGCCGGTCTAAATCTTTtcatgtcatttctgttttaaatCCCTCCAGTTGTGCAGcttatattttatgtatgtttatataatcaataaatgtcctgatgtgttttcaatatGAATTCAACTGAAAATCGTTTGAAAatccacagcaactgacttATCGTTTTCAGGACAGTGCTGAAGAACAATGATTTGCGGTCCAGACAGGAGCTGACAGCCCATCTGACCAATCAGTGGCCGTCTCCTGACGCCTTGGACGCCAACGCTGTTGCCTTGGACACGCTGCTGTACAGGAAGAGgactggacagtgggaggagtACGTAGATGAGTTCACATCGCCAAGCTTCCAAGTCTGATGATAATCACTTAGTGTTAAAATGAATCTGGGCCTTGcagatgtttgatattttgctTATTAAATGTCTctaattaattataaaaatgctgctggtttattttctgttcttgtCATCAGACGTTATCTGCATAAACTTAATTGATCTCCtatcctctctctgcaggaagaGCTTCCAGAGTCTGGAGCAGCTCTCTGCGGATATGAGCCTCTCCCAGACGTCCCTTGAAccgtcacacacactgagtctggAGGCGAGGCTGGCCGGGACACAGTGGCGTCACCAGAGTACGTCCCCCTCCTGCAAGTACGCTCGGCTGTTCAAGAAGTGGCCTCGCTCTGGTGTGAGTACTAACCACATGTACTGTCTCGTTCAGATAAAGAGGAGACTCCTTCTCTCAGAGGCCTGTGCGGCTCCCTCACCTCCGTTGCCAGCTACAAGTCTCTGGCCAGCCTGAGGTCCAGCGAGTGTTTGGCCAGTCCTGCAACGGAGGTCAGCAGCCCCGGGATCACTCCTTCATAGGgaatggtgaaaaaaaaactgtgggaCAGATGATGCAGGAACTTTCTCAATGTAGGTGAAAActgattttctgtttgtacGAGTCTATGTCCCGTGTGCGGAGCTCGGAGCTTTAACAGATGGACGTCAGGTCTGACAGCTGAGGATCCGGTGTAGcatgtttgtaaaataaaactccGAGCAGCTCCGTCCGACTGAATCACAGATACACCTCTGAGTCCAAACACTGCTCACTTAGTCTCCCTTAGTGCAGACAGGGGATCTGGTGAGCTTCATGTGATTCTTCGATTGTGTTAGGTTTTTGCTTTCTAGGTGTTTTTATCTGTGGAgcatcatctgtttttctgtcttggaaacatatttgaaaaataaaaaagttttgtgTATGAATTTCCATGTCACTTATAGAGTAAAGAGGAGACGGTGATGATGGagtgtgtcctccctcctctgttagAAGGTTTCACTGCATGTTGAAAATACTGACTCCATCAGATCAGACTTTAGGAAACAGagggtcagtgtttgattttctttctcacgAGTTCTGTCCTGCAACTAAAAGGTCCTTTAATATCCTCTGTGCTGTTACTGCTGCCACTGAAAACCAGTCATGATTTAATCTACTCACGATGAAGGCACCTTCACTTTTGTCATATTACGTTTTGCATAATGTCTCACGTTTCGTTCTCAGGTGTAAATGTTCTTGCGCCATTCTTCTTCTCATGTGTTGTCAGACGTGCATAATGCAGTAACTCATGGTTTGTTCTCAGGTAATGAGCACTGTGTTTAATATCCACCCATCCGCTCTGGGTTTAGCTTTGTACTGGAGTCATTATTCCCTTTACTTGTCGAAATGCAGTAATTTTACTTTCATGGCTAGTTACCACAAACAGATCATACAAACTTAAATTAAGACTGTGTTAGGACTCAGTGATTTGAATCTTTTCAAGAGATATgagaaatgtgtatttacagaatatcagaataaagaataaaactatatataataGTAATTTATCATTGGTGACAATAGCCGAGTACCTCAACACTGAGCTCATCACTTTGCCTTTACCTCGTTGCAGCAGTCATTTGCACATccagaatatgttttattggatttctttgcctttttatcattttgaataAACTCCACTTGCtgaaacattcaaatatatttgagtttctttttcccaatgaacagatgtggtgataaagaggaaaaaaaggtcaATGAATGAGAAGAATTTCAGAAGAAAATCAGGTGTGTAGTTTGAACATTTGAGACTTTCTTTACCCTctgacacaaaaacatattttggaaGCAGAGTTGAGGTTTCTGGCACAAAGTCGCCCACTTCCAAAGTGCATGGACCAGGAAAGAAAAGTGTAAAGCAGTCAAAGCTCCAGCAACACTTTCAGGATATTGGATATTACAGGATATTGCAGGATATCAACTTAGACTGATATGTTTCGGGCCTATGGTCTTTAtcagggttttctttttttaaataatttaaaaggtAATTTAATCAAATTCATAGGCATTTGCTGAATATAATTTAACTTTACATATCAGCTCGTATCAAGGCAGTGTGGGGCCAATAAATTGGCCATATAAAAACTGCAGGTATATCAGAGAAAGTGTAGGAAGAGGAAcaatctggaaaaaaacaaacagacaaaatgctTCTGAAAAATTTAAATCCACGATATAAAcatcataaaacacaaagcCTGTGTGTTAGTGCAGTACAAGGAAAACAAGGGTTTAATTCACTTTCTGGTTTGGATTTGAACAAAACACAATCTGCAGCATTTATTGCAACACAACCTCAATATTTTCCACTACATAAGAACAATATGAAGACAATGCTGTTCTCATCACAATGTGTGACAAAGtgtctttaaattaaaaaatgtgctCCCAACTAACACAGGGACTGTGCTAAAGAGCCTGAACCCTAACACTTTCCAACAGTAAAGGTATTATTGAAtataacacacattcaca
Above is a genomic segment from Hippoglossus stenolepis isolate QCI-W04-F060 chromosome 8, HSTE1.2, whole genome shotgun sequence containing:
- the rundc3b gene encoding RUN domain-containing protein 3B codes for the protein MASLGVGLHLMRRRGAGRSAAVERRNLLTVCRFSVKTLLDRSCFETIDDSSPEFINFVSILEHILNHRLKGQTTWFGYESPRSFWDYIKAACSKVPHNCIRSIESMENVRSSRAKGRAWIRVVLMEKRLSEYISSALRDIKTTRRCYEDGAIMLGEEAGLLADTLIGLNTIDFSFCLKGEGLDSSCPAVIDYTPYLKFTQSADSISSDEEEMRTLGSSGSESSTPDKAATAASIFTEQSNLVSKCKRFEQKYRMALEQKAYLEELVRLREAQLSEAVSHNKALEQNLADTHLSHTLEKEQLEFIVLELQDQLTVLKNNDLRSRQELTAHLTNQWPSPDALDANAVALDTLLYRKRTGQWEEKSFQSLEQLSADMSLSQTSLEPSHTLSLEARLAGTQWRHQNKEETPSLRGLCGSLTSVASYKSLASLRSSECLASPATEVSSPGITPS